In Cydia strobilella chromosome 6, ilCydStro3.1, whole genome shotgun sequence, one DNA window encodes the following:
- the LOC134742297 gene encoding uncharacterized protein LOC134742297 produces MDNRSNENPQADPAAFIANGEATHARQAVPETVRQANHPAGQQPSSSGEQTGPNTFLDWQVVDRRPKKRPTSGKPHLARAGNSSSSNPPPPVQRQGGVAKKKKKNKNQRRAARLARDQQLGTTQTHTHTQTHNPATEEGARASQKPAPEPAPNKQDAAGKPPPKGKGSILPPKAGRSASSPAVPPAVPPKRRPGKFARAAAKRTREESFSPQGDNKKQRLVSPSQPKASYAQAAASDLTIVITDAKSGKISAETSHAILRGLHQAIVVEARKNIVGARPPKFKGKPVFAEGQLRVFAEDEYSAAWSQRCIQSLTLPDISLTAVRQSEMARRVKCGLLIPNINNSSWEDVRQAADGLKYQNEWAKVGTWSIIEILRQDQGWFVAFTIPEDLVPAFMERGRSLNCGVGNVYLRFRGPGGKYLDQPPTLQDSTLRVTGAQVPSRQAPGTPGQSKSASGEEVAPPSMPKPTTAEPSEDELLGTGDEPAGTSSDGEYLSAWIETGLADMLKEGGEMQDGDPTTDNMDTG; encoded by the coding sequence ATGGATAACAGGTCGAACGAAAACCCCCAAGCTGATCCAGCAGCGTTCATCGCTAATGGTGAAGCCACACATGCGAGACAAGCTGTCCCAGAGACAGTGCGTCAAGCAAACCACCCGGCTGGTCAGCAACCTAGTTCATCTGGGGAGCAGACTGGCCCAAACACATTCCTGGACTGGCAGGTAGTGGACCGCAGGCCCAAGAAGCGACCCACTAGTGGGAAGCCTCACCTAGCCAGAGCCGGGAATTCTTCCTCTTCCAACCCACCCCCCCCTGTTCAACGTCAAGGTGGGGTggctaagaagaagaagaaaaataagaaccagaggcgcgcggctcgGCTAGCACGAGATCAGCAGCTGGGcaccacacagacacacacacacacacagacacacaaccCTGCAACCGAGGAGGGAGCACGGGCTTCTCAGAAGCCGGCACCCGAACCGGCGCCGAACAAGCAGGATGCTGCTGGCAAGCCTCCGCCGAAGGGGAAAGGTTCCATCCTACCCCCTAAGGCAGGAAGGTCGGCCAGTAGCCCTGCTGTTCCGCCTGCAGTTCCACCCAAACGACGGCCAGGCAAGTTCGCACGAGCCGCTGCTAAAAGGACGCGAGAAGAGTCCTTCTCCCCGCAAGGAGATAACAAAAAGCAGCGACTAGTGAGCCCCAGCCAACCGAAAGCGTCGTACGCACAAGCAGCGGCATCTGACCTGACGATCGTCATCACGGACGCAAAGTCGGGCAAGAtctccgctgaaacatcccacgCCATTCTCCGCGGGTTGCACCAAGCAATCGTGGTGGAGGCGAGAAAGAACATCGTGGGAGCCCGGCCACCTAAATTCAAGGGTAAACCGGTTTTCGCTGAGGGGCAGCTGAGGGTCTTCGCAGAGGACGAATACTCGGCCGCCTGGTCTCAGCGATGCATCCAGTCCCTAACCTTGCCAGACATCTCCCTAACGGCAGTTCGCCAGTCGGAGATGGCAAGGAGAGTTAAGTGCGGGCTCCTTATACCCAACATAAACAACTCGTCCTGGGAAGACGTCCGTCAGGCAGCTGACGGACTGAAGTACcagaatgaatgggccaaggtcGGCACTTGGTCCATCATTGAGATACTGCGGCAAGACCAGGGGTGGTTTGTCGCCTTCACAATCCCCGAAGACCTCGTCCCCGCCTTTATGGAGAGGGGGAGATCCCTGAACTGTGGAGTGGGTAATGTCTACCTCAGGTTCAGGGGTCCCGGAGGCAAATACCTGGACCAGCCTCCCACCCTGCAGGACTCCACCCTAAGGGTAACGGGAGCACAGGTCCCTAGTCGACAGGCCCCGGGCACCCCCGGTCAGAGTAAATCTGCCTCCGGAGAGGAAGTTGCCCCCCCATCGATGCCCAAGCCAACGACAGCCGAACCCTCGGAGGATGAACTCCTTGGCACTGGTGATGAACCAGCCGGGACATCATCCGACGGTGAGTACCTGTCGGCTTGGATAGAGACGGGGCTGGCCGACATGTTGAAGGAGGGAGGGGAGATGCAAGACGGAGACCCCACCACCGACAACATGGACACCGGCTAG